The genomic segment TTTGTTAGGCACTGCTGTTCTTTATGTACTAGATCTGTCTTGTCCCCTccagtgatgtcagagatgggcaaGTTGGGCAcaggtatgtgtatgtatgtatatatatatatatcagtgtggCATGGCAGGACAGGCCTGTGTTGTGTTatgggcaggttagggttgatGCAGGTTTCCCTTTTGCAGTCCACAATGCTGTCCTGTTTGTCAGGATCACTATCCCAGGCGACAGAAGAAGATAATGTCATTGCATTGTTATTGTCAGGTGAAGCATAGTGCATTGTTATTGTCAGGGGCATGCCACTGTGCGGCCTTAGGCGCCACCATCTTTGTCACGAAAGGGAGCAATTCATAGTGAAGCACTCCTGAGTTATTTTATCGAATTGgagaatttaaatacatttgcccGGTATCGTTTATTTTATGATGAACAACTCCTTCCTAGCATGTTagaacatggttattaggggcTATTAACTCGCCCTGGGGCAAGAGTGTGcctcttagtgctcatttacagtACACAGTGAACCTGGGTTGCTGGTGTCTGCTCTGAGTGCTGGATCAGTAAAGTCAGCGCTGTATTCATTATGGAAACCACAGTGGAGTGCAGAGGCCTGTGACAAGTTACACAGTGCAGGACACagcctgcaaagtgcaaaaaaggctgaTTGCATCCTGCATTGTAAATAAGGCCTAGTGGATTGTTTTTATCACGGTCatatttctctggaaaaaaggctcttggaggggacatgattacaatttacaagtacattagaggacattatagacaaatagcaggggacctttttacccataaagtggatcaccgtaccagaggccacccatttacactataagaaaagaactttcatttgaagcaatgtagggggttcttcacagtcaggacagtgaggttgtggaatgcactgccgggtgatgttgtgatggctgattcagttaatgcctttaagaatggacagacataatattattattaacatttatttgtatagcaccagcatattttgcagcgctgtaaagtaaatgcgTTTATACAacaaatatcaaaggctattgtgatattaaactctataatttgtatatgtaacaaccttacctggtggtctagcgggagggggtctgcagggatgcctgcagccccctcggcggggacgcccgccacgttgctcctctgggccgcaaatggGGAATAGTTTGGGCGCACGCGGCGCGTCTCTTCCTGTtttatgtgcgcatgcgcgctggcgtgtgacgtcagcgtgcagtggcgcgaaatttaaaagtattaaaggcacagtttggaattttctcattgcccgtgataggattttgttcctggtgcttctgagccttgtgctattctgTTTTGATACCTGtttgatacctgttgtgacccctgcctggcttttgactattctgacctctggatcctgacccctgcctgaataccgactacctcttctgattaaccctctgattgactccctggtttgacccttgcctgtctgataacgtttgttctctgcctgccttgacccggcctgatctgactactcttttgcctaaacgccttgtactgcgatcttctgtccaaagactttgctttactgtcgtgcccctctgcctatccagaaccctcatcttgcacctctcgtttaagtccaggtggcatccaagtaagccgagggctcctcccgaggcccaaaggcggtcacactactggtgaagcacgagccgagaccagggtgcctggtgtttgttctggtgccgaccgtgacagtatagatatgggtatatataatttatgtgtatatgtaagtatggaggggtgtgtgtatggatgctggggtttgatttgatggactttgtcttttttcaactcgatttaactaggtaactataactatgtaactatacatatatattgcttCCCAATACACATCATGTAGATAACTGCTTTGCGCGTTTGCATGTTTACCAGCCTCTATATGCTGTTCTAGTTGTGATagttacaaaatattatttaatagaacattttttttgtgtgtgttagtTTCGCTATAAATGCATTAAACCTTACATGAAACAGTGTTTTTCCGATAATGCGCCATTCATCACAAGAATGATGATTTATAGTGACTCTTACAAATAAATCCAATTATCTCATGGAATTCTGTAAGATACATGCATATGAAGATAAATGACATTTATTCTTTCTGatctttttttgttgtgttttttttttttttacaggttttagctATCAAGGGAAAATTTTTCCTTTCCCTGCACTGTTGGATGCCATGATGAGTTATACCACAGATACCTGGAAGCTTGTGAATGTCAGGGAACACAACTGGAACCAATACAGTTCAGTATGTAGGAAGCCATTCCAGAACCGGTTCATGCAAAAAGATGGAAGCTGCAACGTTTATTTCAAGAACATATTTGGTGAATGGGAGAGCTACGTGGTGGACATATTTACTACACTTGTGGATATAAAATGGCGTCATATGcttattatattttccttatcATATGTCCTGTCATGGTTGCTGTTTGGTTTCATCTTTTGGATCATAGCTCTCCAGCATGGAGATCTTAGAGATATGGAGATAACCCCATGTATTGACAATGTTCGTACATTTGCAGGCGCATTTCTTTTCTCTCTGGAGACCCAGACCACCATTGGTTATGGCAACAGGTGCGTTACAGAGGAGTGCTACATGGCTATCATCCTGGTGACACTTCAATCAGTCCTCAGTTGTATTATAGACACATTTATTATAGGTGCCGCAATGGCAAAGATGGCAACTGCTCGTAAAAGAGCTCAGACCATACGTTTCAGTTACTTTGCACTGGTTGGAATGAGGGATGGCAAATTGTGCCTAATGTGGAGAGTTGGGGACTTTCGGCCAAACCACGTTGTTGAAGGAAACGTAAGAGCTCAGCTCCTACGTTACCACGAAGATCATGAAAAAGGCATCACCATGGAATATAAGGACCTCAAACTggtcaatgatcagatcatactgGTCACCCCAGTCACAGTGGTTCATGTTATAGAGCAGGACAGTCCATTGTATGCACTGGATCGAAAAGGGTTAGCTTCGGATCGATTTGAAATCTTGGTCACCTTTATATACACAGGCGACTCCACAGGGACATCGCACCAATCACGGACATCTTACTTGCCCCGTGAGATCCTCTGGGGCTTTAGATTCAACAATATTTTACAGGCCAAGAAAAAATACTATAAAGTAGACTGCGTGCAATTTGAGGAAATGACAGAATATTATGCACCATTCTGTAGTGCAAAGCAGCTGGATATCAATTCACAACCCAGCAAGGCGACCCCAGTCTCAATAATCAATGGCTTATCTAATGCATCACCAAGTATGACTAGTGTTTCATCTCTTGGCACAATAGACAGCAGCAATGCAGATAACGCATCTATCTTCCACAGTAGCGTACTGGAAGAGAATGGAGTGAAACCATCCCGGAAAGTAGTTGTGACGTTGAGCCAGTTATCCCTGGAATCATAAATATGTTTTGAAATAAGCAACAATTCCATGAGATTAGTACATTATTCAAATCGAAAGAGTCCTCATAAAACTTTGAGAAGAGGAGATGGCATTTTACACTGTTGAGCGACCACCACACGGTGCAGACAACTCAATGGTGAACATACTAAATTATTGACAGAAGCTTTAGGATGGAATAGTTGATTTAATCAACTTTTTATCAGCTTTGAAGATACATGTGCACtgcaatatttaaaggaacacaaAGGTGATGCTTTTTAGTTTTTGGTAATGCCTCTTATTAATAGTTAGCCTGTCTTGGATCTATAGGTACTTgaggacatttttttttggttgtataTGATCATTAAAGCTACATCCTGGTCCCTAAGCTCCTCCATAGGGCTTCATTAAGGACAAAATCCAGTTTGCTCTATAGTAATACTGATGGACAAGCAAAGCAAGAAAGTATGAGCTTCTGCCTAACTCAATTCATCTCTGCAACCAGTGTTTCTTCTGCTTATGAAGACATAATACATATGACACTGAATGGAGTACCAcgtaatttaaaaatgtacaaaacattGGCTCAGATCATTGTCCCAAGAGGGTATCTGGGTTGACATCTCAACAAAATCATTTCTCTTATTTATCTGCAAGGACAACATAGTCACGGCATATGCAAATGATCGGGTCGAAGAGCTCCAGGAGTAAAAGGGGTTAATGAGTGATACACTCTATAACATTTAGAAAGCAAACCGCTGATCATATGTTTTAAAGGAACCACTTTTTCCACTTGTCACATCGAATTAAACTCTCCCAAGCCTTTCTGAGTATTATAACCACCATTATCTCACTGTTTGAGAATTCTGAACATTACTGCTGTGATTACTTATATTAATAGCCAAAGAAAGAAATACTCTATttcaaaaaagataaatgtatgcTTCATCAGATAacagaaaaggacattttttgtgttttcttagcATTCTAGAACTTtcaacaaatgtttgttttttttttaaaaaaaatgggatatatacactgttttttccccatattttTGTGGATAAAATGTCGGGAAGATAATGTCACGGAAGGAGAAAAATGCAAGGTTTATATTTAAATCTGTAGTTAAAATGAGTGTGTTAGATATGCTGCCAGTTACTGTATGTGTATCTTTTCCATGACACTGGATAATAAATGCCACATGAATGCTGCACCAATTGATGCTATTAATACAGCGTATTTTCTGACACAACTATTCAGTTTAAAATTATGGCATTCCTTTTAGATGGCATTTATGATGCCAAGGAATATAAAAAGAAGACTTCCCCAAACCAAGTTTTAATTTTATGTGATATCATATGGAAGAGGACTGACCATATTAAATCTGTTTCAAATAGGAAAAGAAGTTTTGCGGTGTCATTGCATTTCTCATAATCAgtctgtgatgatgatgatgaatgctTAATTCACTTAATAGGGATTTTGCTATAAACATATTACActtatgggatatattatccaaaATGGATGGGACCTAGGGGTTTGCAGATatgtccgtaatttggatcaccataccttatggCTACTAAGAACattataacatttaataaacccaataggactgatttgccaccagtatggatgtATGCAGCTTAGCTACAAGTGCACCAAGGGGTGAACAAGTGTTACCTTGTAGTGGTCATTCTAATTGTGTCTGGGGTCTGGCAGTTGTCTGTGCTAGGTGCAAAGTGCAGCATCATAagaaaagcagtaagtagtggGCAGGCCCACTGGCACTCAGACTCCAAAATTAGGGGGTGGGAGAGACGATGTCTCTGTGCCATCCCCTGCTTcgcttaaagtggttgttcacccttacattatattttagtatgatgtagagagtgatattctgagacaatttgcaattggttttcattttttattatttgcggtttttgagttatttagctgtttattcagcagctctccagtttgcaatttcagcaatctggttgctagggtccaaattattctatcaaccatgcactgaatacaAATAGTAGAAGCCCGAATAGAGAactaaaactgtaataaaaaaaaattaacaataaatgtgtagccttacaacatttgttttttagatgaggtcagtgacccccatttgaaagctgtaaagagtcagcagaaggaagtaattaatttaaaaactataaaaaagaaaactgaagacaaatcgaaaagttgcttagaattagccattctaaaacatactaaaagtttacttaaaagtaGACCACCCTTTTAATTGTGTCAGGCAGTGATGCATTCATTAAGGGAAAGCAGACCTCCGCACCCCATTTTGGAAGTGCAGGGCACAGAGTacagaaaacatggtggattgcacccaatttctgcactttgcacactgccagtattgttttcgtgatttttttttttacttatgcatacatttattttcttcacttaatgaatgtttccttctaaagtacatacaggtatgggatccagtatctgaaagccctttatccagaaagttccgaattatggaaaggccatctcccatagactccattataataaattaatccaaatttataaaaataatttcctttttctctgtaataataaaacagtaccttatacttgatccaaactaaaatataattaatccgtatttgAAGCAGAAACAAACTTTTGGGTTTATCTATTGTtgacatgaatttctagtagacttaaggtatgaagatccaaattacagaaagatccattatccggaaaacccgagcattctggataacaggtcccatatgtgtacCTTTCATTGACAAGTTATAGGTTGCTCACTTTTCACTTTTGTTGCttttaaatgaaaatcattttgaatTGCACATTGTAAAACTATCCCTGTGTGTGGCCCATTCTTGATTTCCAGTATTATGTCATGTTGATGTTCTGATTTATCCCCTGACTTATCTctatacatatatgtaaataGTTCTAAAATCTGTTTATCACTACTACTGCAAGAAAATCTTCAGAAGGGTCTGGCGCACtacgatccccatcctcccgcccacttacTGCCCCGCCTCGGCCCACATCCCACCTCCGCCCACTCTCTGCCACGACTTCGCCCACTCCTGCCCAACTTGCATCCCAGGTAAGAGAGCAgatagggaggagggttttttttcttagcCCCAACCGGGGCTGACACAT from the Xenopus laevis strain J_2021 chromosome 9_10L, Xenopus_laevis_v10.1, whole genome shotgun sequence genome contains:
- the kcnj16.L gene encoding inward rectifier potassium channel 16, producing MMSYTTDTWKLVNVREHNWNQYSSVCRKPFQNRFMQKDGSCNVYFKNIFGEWESYVVDIFTTLVDIKWRHMLIIFSLSYVLSWLLFGFIFWIIALQHGDLRDMEITPCIDNVRTFAGAFLFSLETQTTIGYGNRCVTEECYMAIILVTLQSVLSCIIDTFIIGAAMAKMATARKRAQTIRFSYFALVGMRDGKLCLMWRVGDFRPNHVVEGNVRAQLLRYHEDHEKGITMEYKDLKLVNDQIILVTPVTVVHVIEQDSPLYALDRKGLASDRFEILVTFIYTGDSTGTSHQSRTSYLPREILWGFRFNNILQAKKKYYKVDCVQFEEMTEYYAPFCSAKQLDINSQPSKATPVSIINGLSNASPSMTSVSSLGTIDSSNADNASIFHSSVLEENGVKPSRKVVVTLSQLSLES